A region of Trichoplusia ni isolate ovarian cell line Hi5 chromosome 21, tn1, whole genome shotgun sequence DNA encodes the following proteins:
- the LOC113504142 gene encoding uncharacterized protein LOC113504142, producing MLKLYCHELGKKKDGPSEASINKYNSNSCEKIFSGHLGMEVTKKSKVSSMDAEIIIKFDPDKKHMKIKKWLNTIDRIAQVYSWDEDDRIVVMKARLRGAAREWLDELKHEPTTWDEWKECLIDAFLRPYDYVDRLQEMLARNKDDGEKMSKYFDDKMLLIKRCALKGKAALSCVIRGLPVELQTNAEALDFESPDDLYNNYLWTFENYKEKSDQKLTWQQTSRKTCFYCKKTGHDTTECRFNRCTVCRRFGHDTKDCWYGPGAGAAGGSQAARYNSSNPGSSRGRRGFYSNTQNQEPHWFLENVAQSPTSTTQAEKKNNNNNVPFYTRL from the exons ATGCTCAAGCTATATTGTCACGAATTGGGAAAAAAAAAAGACGGGCCCAGCGAAGCTTCAATTAACAAATACAATTCCAATTcgtgtgaaaaaatattttccggGCATCTCGGCATGGAAGTGAcgaaaaaatcaaaagtgtcGAGTATGGATGcggaaattataataaagtttgaCCCAGATAAGAAacacatgaaaataaaaaaatggcttAACACCATTGACCGCATCGCCCAAGTGTACTCTTGGGACGAAGATGATCGCATTGTCGTTATGAAAGCTCGCTTACGGGGCGCCGCCCGGGAATGGCTGGACGAACTCAAACATGAGCCAACAACATGGGACGAGTGGAAAGAGTGTTTAATTGATGCGTTTCTACGACCATATGATTACGTCGATCGATTGCAGGAAATGTTAGCAAGGAACAAGGACGACGGCGAAAAAATGTCGAAGTATTTCGATGACAAAATGCTCCTTATAAAGAGATGCGCCTTAAAAGGTAAGGCAGCACTTTCTTGCGTGATCCGCGGCTTGCCTGTTGAGTTGCAAACGAATGCAGAGGCATTGGATTTCGAATCCCCAGATGACTTATATAATAACTACCTGTGGACCTTTGAGAACTATAAAGAGAAGTCTGACCAAAAACTGACTTGGCAGCAGACGTCTAGGAAGACGTGCTTTTATTGCAAGAAGACTGGCCACGACACAACCGAGTGTCGCTTCAACCGCTGCACGGTGTGCCGCCGCTTTGGCCATGACACCAAGGACTGCTGGTATGGCCCCGGAGCCGGCGCCGCTGGCGGCTCCCAGGCCGCCCGCTACAACAGCTCCAACCCGGGCTCATCCAG GGGCCGACGAGGCTTCTATTCAAACACCCAGAACCAGGAGCCCCATTGGTTCCTGGAAAATGTAGCGCAGTCGCCAACATCCACTACTCAGGCTGAGaagaaaaacaacaacaacaacgtGCCATTTTACACTCGTCTGTAA